CCTTCCTGTGTCTGTGGAGGATGAGCAACATCACTGGccggggctgggcagcaggagctgagtttgctttttaaaaaatacattaaaatacattaaaacacCTGGAATAAGAGCAGTGGCAATGCCATTGCTTATGCCAAACTTAAATTTAGCAATAATCTTCTTTTCTGTAGCATAGACCCTTTATGGGATGTCTTTGCTATTATAAAGCATTGCAGCAATCTGTGTTTCTCTGGAAAGAACCATATTTTGTCCCATCAGCTTATAGCTTCCCCAGAGACCTGGGATAAAACATTTCACAGGGGCAAGGTCATGGTGGCCTCTCACTGTAGTTTTCTCTTTAATAATGCTCTGCTGGGAAAGTGTGGGAATTTAGTTCCCAACAAATGTCTCCCATGCTCCTCCAAAATGCCAATATTTGCTGGTTGTGGTTTAGTGTTGCAGCTTGTTCTTTGCCTATTTCctcttaaaagatttttttgcttAATGAGAGAAGGATAACTATAGAGTTAAGAGCCAAATGGGGTATTTTTAAGCATAAAAACACTGTAAATAGATGATAGAGGGTTAAATTGGATATAAGTGTAGAGGGAGTAAAGCTGCCTAAATTGGCTTGGAATATATGGGCTCATCCATAGGATGGAGAGTATTTCCATTATCTCTGCACACATACCCAGGGAGCCCCAGTCCCATTATCCTTCTGGAAAATGATTAGGCTTTGCTGGGTGATAAATCTTGGCAGGCAGCAAGGAATCCATTCCTTGCCTCTTGGAGCATTTTGACTCTACCCATATGGGAACACATTCCATAATTCTTTCTCCAGGGTGTAGCTGGTTCCTACCACGAAATGCTGCCAGCGCcaaggctgcagtgtgagctgatgattttcctttgctttccccCCTGCTGTGGTTGtgcccatggtgctgctgtgcccaggaaCGTGGCGGACATGGGGAGTGTTCCCTGAGGAGATGCTGCTGAAGGTGCCCAGTGACATCCcagtgctctgtgctgccactCTGAGCGTTAACCCCTGCACGGCGTTCCGTCTGCTGGCTGACTTTGAGACCCTGGTGCCCGGTATGACTCTGCCACAAGGGAGCAATTCCACATGGATTTCCTGGCTGTCTCTGCAGTGGGAATCTGGGTTTATTCACATCCAGGTGACTCTGTCATCCAGAATGCTGCCAACAGCGGTGTGGGCCAGGCTGTCATCCAGATCGCCAGGGCCTCTGGCATCAAGACCATCAATGtggtgagggacaggtgagtTCTCTGGGGAGGAGAGTTTGGGAGCTGGATCTGCTCATCCTGCCCATCCAACCCAGgattttctcctgttttctcCTCCACATTGTTCTCCAGCCTCTTCCTGTTGTCCTCATGCAACACCggagcagaaggaaggagaagggcGAACTCTGCTTCCTGGCTCATTTAGTCCTcttttttaatctcctttttccctccccagacCTGATCTCCCAAAACTGGTGGAGAGGCTGATGGCCCTGGGTGCTGACCACATCATCACAGAGGAGATGCTGAGAAAGCCAGAGATGAAAGATATATTTAAGGTACCTCAATGCTGATCCCACTGGAGAGATGGTCCAGGTCTGTTGCTGCTCTTTGGCACTGGGGAGAAATGCAGGGATGGTGGGAAGGACAAATTTCTCTCTAGATCAATATTTAGCCTTGGTAGTGGAGGGATTTTGCTGCTGCCACAAGGGAAGGATCACAGATCTTGGTTCCAATCAGATTGAGCTTGAAGCAGCCAGGTCTAGCTGAAGGTCTCctcctgcacatggcagggTTTTGGaatgagtcccttccaaccccagaTGTTCCTTGATTCTACTGCTCTCAGCAGCCCTCAAGTAAATATTGAGGTTAATGCAGATGTTTTATCAAGAACCATGGTCCCTGGTTCTTCATCCCCTAAAGAAGCCGTAACATTTGGGAACCTTTGTCATAAACCCTTGCAGAGCATCCCAAGGCCCCGGCTCGCCCTGAACTGCGTCGGGGGCAAAAGCACCACGGAGATGCTGCGTCATCTGCAGTAAGTTTGGCTGGGTAGTGGCTTGGGCACAAGCTTGGGGACAGAAACTGGCAATAGAGGGTCCTGTTCTGGAGTCTGTTGAACCTGTGGAGAGGGAAGATGAATGGAAAAGTGGTTTTGCATAACAACAGTGATTTGAAGTCTCAAGCTGCTGGGGGTCCCCCAGGTCCTGGCCAGATGTAACTGGTGTGCTGAGCTGCAAATTCAGCTAATGGTGCATGGAAGCAAAAGGAGAGCCTAAAAAGTGGGATCTTAGGGGTAACTGGGGAGCCCTGGTTGCAAGGACAGCCCTAAGAGGGTTGGggacagcagaggaggaggtggcAACTCAGAGCTGCACTTTTGGGACTACCTAACCTGATACCCCTTACCTACTCCAGGCCCAAGGGAACCATGGTCACCTATGGGGGGATGGCAAAGCAGCCTGTGATGGTGCCTGTGGTGAGTACTGAGGATGTCCCTCCTTAGTCCCCTGTGCTCCACTGTGTGTCCCATCCCCTTGGTAATGTAGGCACCTGgccctccccagctgcagatGGAGACCCTCCAGCATTTTTTATTTGCCTGATGGGGTCCATCAGAGGACAAGCTGCATCCCACTGCTGGGCTCTTGGCTTTTTATATGGAGCATTTGGGCTGCCCAAAAATTCCAGTGGGGAAATGATCCTGCAGGTGCTGAGCAGCAAACCTGCCCTGACTCCACACCTCAGAGTTGCCTCTCTGCATCCCTGGCTCACAAATGGGAACTCTAACAAGGGGCCTTACTGCCACTTTCCACCACTGTCatgctgggaggggacacacgTGTGTCACTGCCTGTGTGAGGGGACATGGGAGTCACTGGATGCACAAGGGGACGTCGGTCTCATTTGCACAAGGGGACATAGGTGTGTCACTGGGTACCAGGAGGACACACAGCTGTCACACATTTCACAGAGTGCCTTCATCTTCCGTGACATGCGGCTCCGCGGGTTCTGGATGACTCAGTGGCGGAAGGACCACGCGCAAGGTGAGCCAGGGGGGCTGAGGGACCTGAGCCAGTGGGATGGAGGCACCTGAGCAGGGGGGCTGAGGAACCTGAGCTTGAGGGTCTGTCCCTCTGCCAGGCATGGGAACAGCAACAAACCCCACCCAGCACCATCCTCACTCCCACTCGTGGAGCCATCTCTGCTTGTCCCAGTGATaccttgagaggctgcctagaacagaggctagacgttatcaaaggaataaagtagggatttattgaaaggccttcaaaggacactccttgggcagtacaagagcttGGCtgaggctacacccaagatggacaGTGGGTCACAAGTTTTCACACTTCTGTAagttttggttcatttccatattggggtttaTTGTCCAGTTACTGTCCCATCCTCCCAGTTTGGTCTCCTCAATTCACTGTTGTTtgcactttttgggcctgaagctgctggaacttgctaacactttatatgaagttcagagttatatactaatgcagtacagaGTCTGggaaatatgaaagctaaaacggAAGGCATCAccagggtgctgaggcactggtgCTGGCCTCAGGCAGGGACTACGCTGGGGGCTCCTCCCTCATCCCATGTGCCTGAGCTTGGGCATGTCACACCCAGGGACCCCATATGGCCTCACGCAGGTGTTCCCAGGGGTGGTGGATGGCCCTGCATGGCACAGTGAGAGCTCCCTCCTtcctgtgcagaccaggagaGCGTGGCTGCGATGATGGATGCCCTGTGCCAGCTCATCCGCAGGGGCCAGCTCACGGCACCTGCCTGCACCGAGGTCCCGCTTCAGGACTACAAGGCAGCGCTGGAGGCCTCCATGAAGCCCTTCGTGTCCTCCAAGCAGATCCTCCTCCTCTGACCTGGAGCCCTATCCTGTTCCACATGCTTGTCCACAGACTTGAGAGGAGAAAAGATCCTTGAGATCcattgaatttctttttttcctttgtttttcacattttggATGCCCACTGAAAGCTTTAAAAGCCTCCGCAGCTTTGTGTGGAagtgctgcaggagggaggCTGCATCTCGCTATGGCTGGAGGGAGTTTGGGATCCCAAATGATGGCTCACTTAGCTCAGGGTGTGAAAAGAGCAGCAGTTCCCCCTCACATGTGCTtttggggctggcagggctgtaGTTATCCCAGCTGGAAtgtgggatgggcagggaagCCCAAGTCCTCTCcttgcagccctgctgcctccaggCCGGCTCCGAGTAGGAAGTAGCACAGACTGCCCCAAATGATGAGGGGGTGCTGTGGTTGGAGTGCTAGGTGCTGCTGCCGCTCCTGGAGGAGCCCTGGGTCGCCCCTGGCTGGGTTTTGCCAAGGGCACTCCAAGGGCCAtcaagggctggagccaggccctcagtgtccccaaaggCCCTCCTGCCTGGGTGTGGAGCAGTGGCTGTGACGCTGCAGAACAATGTGAAAAGATTTATCGTTGAGAACAACCAACAACGTGTTCTTGCTTCCTCCTATGCTGCTTTTCTACTCTATGACCCCACAAGCTGCCTATGGTTCCTGCTGTTCCCAGTCCAGCTCTGCCGAGGCCTGGCAGCGTTGGCTGTGCAGGTGCAGGTGGAGCAGTGGCCACCTTGCCCTGGCCCCAGCGTGGCCGTCCCAAACCACGGAGGGGAGGGTGGGGGCAGCGCAGCCCCGGGCCCCTGCGGAGCCCCGGAtttggctgcccagggcagagagTGGGCAGTGCAAGTGTGAGGGGCCCGTGTGGGGCAGGAGGGGTGGCGGGGGGCAGAGCACCGCCGGGAGCTGCCTCAGGGAGCCAGCGGGGCTGTGTCTGCTGGGCCTTTGCGTGGGGAGGgcctgtggagctgctgctcctaaGTGTCTGGGTgtcctcaccctgctcctccGCTCCTGCCGCTGGCTGAGCATCCCACCTTTTCTTTGGGAGTTTTACCAGGATCTCAGTGCCCGGGGAAGGGCACAGCCAGGAGGTTTGTGCTTTACCCAGCACCCTGCAGACCCCTCCGGACACAGGGCAGGTCATCCCTCGTGAAACAGCAGCTGcaaaaggcaaaggaaagaaGTTGTGTGCtgcaaggaggaggaagaaataaaGAGAGAGCCAGGAGTTGGCACAAGAAAGGACAAATGGGTGTTAAAAGGACTCTGGCATTTCACACCTCAGGCTTTGGCTGAGTAAAGTGTTAGGACAGAGCTTTGCTAAGTCACATCCACCCTCGTGTTTTGAGCATTTGGGAGCAGAGAAGTGTAGGGTTTTCAAAAGCCAGAAAACTGCTGAAGAAACACAAAGCCCACTAGTTTTCAGGGCCCTCAGTGTGTCCAGAGTAACTGACaccaagacaaaacaaagctgtTTGCTGCTGTCCAGTCCCCAGCCTTGTTAAAGGTCATTTTAGCTGAACTTGAAGCTCCCTGTGAGTGTCCCAAGGAATCTCTGAGTTGAGAGGAGCTGATGTACCTTTCCCAGTGCAGACCCAGCTGCTGCTACTGCTCTGAGCTCCTCCATGGAGGTCAGCAGGGGAGAATCCCTTTCCATTCTGCGGAATCCATGGAAcatgagctggagaaggaagCTTCTGATGGACTCAGTTTCAAAGATCTTCTGTGGCCCCCTCCTGTCCAGCACTTCCTTCTTGAAGAACTTTTCTCCAATCACAATGCAATTACCATTGTTGCCCCACCAGATTGACTCGACTCTGgctgctcaggatctcccagagaaaAGTCAGTCAAAGGTTTGGTGTTAGCAGAGATCTCTAAGGAGAAAAATTTCATGTTATGGTCCCAGGATTCATCAGGCCAGCCTTCAGGGGTGTTTTTGTCTGCAGGGGGTCCCACAGTGCAGCATCCCAAGATGGTCCCATATCATCTCCAGGATGGTCAGGAGAAGCTGAAGCCACCCACCAAGCTGGATCCTCCAGGACAAAAGCAGAGGATGTCTCCTGTGAAGATAGCTCAATTTAGACTTATTTTTCCACAGCTTGGCTGCATCCAACCAGCTTCTTGGTCCTGACAGTCAGCAGGATAGAATCCTCTGGCTCTCCAGGCCTGTGTTCCATCACAGTGATATCAAAGTGTGACACCTGTCTCCttgcagcaggaggagggagatgCAGAAATAACCCTAAACCTCTCATTTCCCAGAGAGCTGTTTAAGCCCAGAGCTGATTCCAGCTGTATTTCCATCTGGAATGTCCTGCCAGGGCAGTGCtctgtcccagtgcccctgggagcagtgcccagggagggatgggaaaaGACACAGCATTGGGCATCCAAATGCCCCAGACCTCAGGTTTTTCACTTGGTATCTTCTCCCCCATGCAGAAGTGCCTCTGTGGAATTCTTCTGGAATCACCCAGGGGTATGGTGTCCACAGGGCTGCTTCTGCTGTGAGTGTCCCTGTTCCTTGGTGATGTTCTCAGATCCCAGCAGGCTCTCCATGCTGCTCCATGGGATGAACTATAGCGGAAATGTTCCCCAAACACATCTTGCAATGGAAATAACCTCCCTTGTGTTGGGTTCCTTGAGCTTCCTTTGCCTCAGAACcttcaggacccagcccagggacctCACTGGGGTACTCCCTCCTTGTGCCCAGTTCCCAACATGCTCCAAGTGGGAGGACCATGGCATTGTGTGGAATTGTGCATGGATAGAGGAATTGTGAGGGACCAGTTTTGTCAGCTGAAGGCTCTTCCAGGATTCATCCTGGAGTCCTGGATGAGTTGGTTGGGATTTATGGCAGGGCCCCTCTGGATCTACCAAAGGCTTGGGGAGGTCAGTCCTCACTGGGAGCTGGCACTGTCATTCCCTTGAACATAGAGGGTGTGGGGGACAGCCCAGGAAGGTGTACCTTCATTTGGGGGATTTTCTGAGTCCCATGGGGTGAGGAGAAGAGCAGGGCAGGAATGTTGCTCAGGATTGGAGGGAGCACTGTACAACTGCATGTGCGCTTGGAAGAGCAGAACTCTCTGAAATTAAACCCCACTGCCATACTGGCAATTAAATGGATGTGTCAAAGCCATTTCGTCCCCTCTAAAACCCTCACACTGAGATCTCCCTTAGCAGAGAGCAGGTGTGCCCCTGGACTCTGTGCCAGTGTCTCCCTTCTGCTCTTCCATCCCTAATAAATCCCCCAATATCTTGCATTTTCCTTCCCCCTGACAGCATTGGAGGCAGAGCCCCATCCTGTGCCTTGGTGCTTCCAAATCAATGGataaagtggggaaaaaaagcagaaaaagaacatAGAGATCGTTATGAGCACTATTAAGCATGGCATAAACCAGAAAAATTAATGCAGAGCTTTTATCCCCCAGTGTTTATTGGGCTCAGCGATAAAACCCAACATGCATTAGAGAACTTTCACAAAATGTTCCAACCTCTCACTCCTACACCAGGGCacaaaggaataaataaataaatttcattCTCCTTGTCAAATGAGCAAGATCATGGTTGAAAATCCAGCTGCTGGTGTTGCGCCTACACAATATTAATAGTTTTGGAAGTgattgtgggatttttttttttttgggagaggGGGGGTGGCTGCTAATTCTGGAAAGTTCCAAGAGCCTGTGCTGGGATTTGGTGTGATTTGGGCATCTGATGTCTCAActgaaatgataaaaataattccCCAAAACTGACATTTAGAGTTCAGTGAGAGGGATGTTGTTGCTCACCAGAGGGAATGAGGAAAAGCCAAGTATGGCCACAGTTGGCGAATGCCACGGGGGGATGCCTGGGCACTCCCAGTGTGGGGATGGGGGACCCCCATCACTGCCTGCCTTTGGGGTCCCATCAGGATCCAGCATTTTGGGAGTGGAGCAATCCTCAGGCCCCTGCCGATGAGAGGACCCCATGAGCACCTCGGCACCCTCATTAGTGCCCTGCACGTGGGCAGGGTGGGATCGATCCATCTTCTCCATGGGGAACGGGACCCCCATGTGAAGTCAGACCGCAATACACCCCGTGTGTGGGGAGCCGGGCCCCCGCAAGGCCCTGACCCACAGTGCCCTGCACACCAGACACGGGGGACCGCCCCGCCGCACGTGGGAAAGGGGCCGGAGCCATCCTCCCCCGGGAGCGGGACGCGGCTCCCGCGCCGCGCGGCCCCTTTAAGAGCCAGCCCGGGGGCGGGGCCCGCCGTGCGCGCGCCGCCGTGAcgccgggcgggcgcggcccccGGGCCCTGAGCCCCGCGGGCGCAGCCGGCCCCGCGATGCCGCGGGTCTACATCGGCCGCCTCAGCTACCAGGCCCGGGAGCGCGACGTGGAGCGCTTCTTCAAGGGCTACGGCAAGATCCTCGAGGTGGATCTCAAGAACGGGTGAGCGCGGGCTCGGCCGGGCTGCCGCGAGGGGAGGGCCCGGGCGCCTCAGGCCCTTGGAGGGGCCGCGGGGGAAGAGGCTGCCGGGGGCTCTGGGCAGTGGGTGCGGCGAGAGGGGCGGGAAGCTTGGGCTCCCCCTGGGTGGGGAGACGCGAAGCCTGCTCCTTCCTTGAGGCGGCATGTTGCGTTGTCTCTTTGGGGAGTGGGCAGGATGCTTGAACTTCCATCGGAGTGGGGACCGGGCGGCTGCGTCCGCCCTTTCTGCGGGCGGAGGAGGGCTGGGCTCTTATTGGGAAAGGGCATTCTGCCTGGTTCCTTTCTTTGGGGGCGACGGAACGTTTGGGTTTCTCCTTTTGTTTGTGGGGGAGAGGGTAGGACGTCTGGGCCCCTACTGGAGGGGGAAGAGTGTGCGATGGTTCCCCCTTTTCTTGGGGGTGGAGGACGCCTGGGTTCCCCATTGTGGGGAGGGGGATAGGTTGCCTGGGATCTCCTTGGGAGGGGGTAGCAAGACGCCTGGGCTCTCCCCTCCCAGCAGGATGCTCGGGTTCCCTTTTGGGGTGGGGAGCAGGATGCCTGGGTTCCCCTTCTTGTCAAGGGGGGACACGAAGGGTGTCCCCTTGGGTCCCCTTGTCTCCTTTGGGTGGGGATGAGGGAAGCTGGACGGTTgggttccttttttttttagagtgGATGCAGGACATCTGGGCTCCTCCTCTGGGGAGGGCTCGGATGGGTGGGCATCTCCCTTTTTGGAAGGCAGGACACCTGGGTTTCTGTGACATATCAGGGGTAGGACAGCTGAGTCTCACTTCAGTTCTTAGGAGCCAGCTCATCTGTGTCCCGCCCTGCGTTCTGCCCTGAGGGTCCCCCAGGTCCCACTGCACCCCAGGGCAAGTGCTCAAGAGTGAGCCGGGCTGCACCCCAGGATAACACGTCCCCAAAAAGAACCCCATTGTTTTGGTGTggggggcagagctgctcccagaacccccaggctgcccaggggtGTGTTCTGCCACCCCCAAACACCCTAAACCCGCCTTACCTCTGTGTTCTTACCCGTGCTGTTCCAGCATCTGAGGTGtcactgcagctccagggcttgGATCCTGCTCCACAAGGGCTTGGCCAAGACATTCAAGTgtggatttttaaagaaaaagcaaatagccttttttggtgggtttttccccaaCACCCAAAGCTTCATGAGTGCCTTTGCATTTTCCAAGAAACCCAGCTTGAAGCCTTCCTTAGAAAGACTGAATGGAATATGGATTTTATCAGTATATAGCCAGGAGAGTCGGGTATTAATTACACCTCAGAAGTGGAGAAGAGGAATTTCTTGTACAAATCCTTACTCTTTGAGCATTAAAGTGAAAGAGGCTCATTAAGTTTTAATGCTGCTTGTGCTGGCAGGTGGACCTTTAACAGATTTATAAGATGAATAAAATCCATTATTAAAGCAAACAAGTGTTCATATGTCAGTGTGTTAACCCACACATTCTCAAGTGTTTTTGGAGATTAGCTGAAGTATCTGAGGCTGCTGTTTTCTAGTCCTGCTGTGTATCCTTggaaatgggggggggggggggggggggcggtgTGTGTCAGTTTTTCTGTTGCTGAGTAAGCCCcaaattcagtatttttgtttcatacCTGTTGGAGGTGAGAGGCGAGGGAAGCCAACTAAAATTTCTTAATAGATGTGGAACTGTTATGTGGCTGATGTGGTAAAGGGACTTGTCTTCCTGCTTTTAAATCaatttaattgtttttctaGTTTTATATTCCAAAGTCTTTTGACAGGTTTGAAGTTAAATTCTTTGTCAAAAATGGAACTTAAGCAATCAGGTTTTGTGTCTGTGCTTGGGAAGCCCTGGACTGAGCTGTGCTCTCCTGAGCCTTCCTCCATGGCTTTTTTCTGGTATTGCTTTGGAAACAATTCAAACTTCCTGCATGATGTTTGACTGGAGAGATTCTTGCAGTTGTTTCTGGAAATCTGGAGGTTCTCCTTGGTGGATCCTCCAGTGGGTGTTTCAGCAGCTGAACTGGAATGCTGGAGCGGGACAGTGGAATGCAAAGTGATACCACTTTGCGCCAAAAGCTTAGCTGAGGCTCACTACTTGTAATTTGAGCTTGAAATTCAATGGCTTAAAGCAATTATTACCTGAGGGAAGGATGGGGAAATGAAAATGTGGGTCATGTAGGATTCTCAATTTCAAATTGCAGTTTTTAATTGTGTGCTCTTAGTTTTCACACTCtttcctgctcagagctgtACTGACAATTACAGCTCTATGTGTGTAGTGAATGTATGAACTGACCAGAAAATTGAACTTTTCAGCCTGCTTTTTATCTTCTATGAACACATTAAAAACTGCTTATGATGcctctcaggaaaaaaaaacaaaatagttCTACTCCTGTATTTACCTGCCTGCATTACTCTGGGCAGCTCTGAAGAATTCAAGGCTTCATCCTAACACAACACCTGCAGGACAGAGGGATGTACTTCTGCAGTGGATTGAGGAACACAGGTCAAAGCTTCAAACTTCCATCCTTCCGTTTACCTCCATTCAAAATCAGTGTTTGCTTTCCAAAGAGAAGTGGTTTGGGTGCGAGGGGACCTTAGAGTCcatccaccccctgccatgggcaggaaccccttccactgtcccagtttgctccaagtcccatccaggctggccttggacacttccagggatgatgaAGGCCATCTCTAAGACTCCCtgatcttggagggcttttccaatctgaacagttctgtgattctgtgtttaTTTGGTGTGTGGGATAGGGCTCACTTTTAGTGGGGGAAGTTTTAACTTCTACCTTTAACCAGATAGATAACACCCTTGATTTCATCAAAGCGTTTGCCATAATAGTAATCTCTTGCTAACATAAATGAATTCAGCCATTACACTCT
This is a stretch of genomic DNA from Lonchura striata isolate bLonStr1 chromosome 26, bLonStr1.mat, whole genome shotgun sequence. It encodes these proteins:
- the MECR gene encoding enoyl-[acyl-carrier-protein] reductase, mitochondrial isoform X1; the encoded protein is MQRAAARALRGARSPQVLIPSGLSGPGLSGPGLSGPGLSGPGLSRPGLSGPTRTLSTRSPLVRARSATAGTPPLGLLYERHGEAAAVVQLKDLEVPKLGDCDVHVKMLAAPINPADINMIQGTYPVLSLLPAVGGNEGVGEVLEVGHRVTALKPGDWVIPANAGLGTWRTWGVFPEEMLLKVPSDIPVLCAATLSVNPCTAFRLLADFETLVPGDSVIQNAANSGVGQAVIQIARASGIKTINVVRDRPDLPKLVERLMALGADHIITEEMLRKPEMKDIFKSIPRPRLALNCVGGKSTTEMLRHLQPKGTMVTYGGMAKQPVMVPVSAFIFRDMRLRGFWMTQWRKDHAQDQESVAAMMDALCQLIRRGQLTAPACTEVPLQDYKAALEASMKPFVSSKQILLL
- the MECR gene encoding enoyl-[acyl-carrier-protein] reductase, mitochondrial isoform X2; the protein is MQRAAARALRGARSPQVLIPSGLSGPGLSGPGLSGPGLSGPGLSRPGLSGPTRTLSTRSPLVRARSATAGTPPLGLLYERHGEAAAVVQLKDLEVPKLGDCDVHVKMLAAPINPADINMIQGTYPVLSLLPAVGGNEGVGEVLEVGHRVTALKPGDWVIPANAGLGTWRTWGVFPEEMLLKVPSDIPVLCAATLSVNPCTAFRLLADFETLVPGDSVIQNAANSGVGQAVIQIARASGIKTINVVRDRPDLPKLVERLMALGADHIITEEMLRKPEMKDIFKSIPRPRLALNCVGGKSTTEMLRHLQPKGTMVTYGGMAKQPVMVPVSAFIFRDMRLRGFWMTQWRKDHAQGMGTATNPTQHHPHSHSWSHLCLSQ